In the Natronoglycomyces albus genome, CTGCGCCGGGGACGTGAGCTGCGATAGCGTTCCCCATCATGCGACTAACTGTGGGCCGGGAAGAACCGGGTGTTTACTGGCGACGGCGGGCGATCGCCGTCGGGGCGCTGCTCGCGTTGGTAATGGTGATCGCGATAGCCTGCCGCGCGATCGGCAGCGGGGACGACGACACCGACACCGAGAACACCTCCTCGGAAACAGTCCTCAACGAGGAGGCAACAGTCCCCGCCGACGACGCCACCCCCAGCCGCGACGTCAAACGTCCCTACGTCGACGGCGAAGAACCCGACGAAGAAGAGCCCGAACCCGAAGGGCCAGCCGATTGCGAAGAAAACGACGTCAGCTTGCAGGTCGTGCCAGCCTATGAGTCGGCCGCCGCTGGCACCGACGTGCCTACCAGCGTGCTCGTGGCCAACGGCAGCTCACAACCGTGCCTGGCCCCCATTGACGAGCTAGCTTTGGTGGCGCTGGCGGGCACCGAGCAAGTTTTCAGCTCGGCCGACTGCGGCGACGACTCCGACATTCAGTCAAACGAGCTCCCCGCCGGGGACGGCGAGATGGCGCAATTCAACTTCCAGGGCATTGCCTCGGCGGAAGGATGCGCGGGGGAAGCACGTCGGCTCCCCAGCGGAGACTACGAGCTCAAAGCGGTCATGGCCGATTGGGAAAGCGAACCGGTGACGATAACGCTGGACTAGCGCAGCCCTCGCGTGCATGGAAAACACTTATTGACCTAAAGCTTGGCGCTGCCATCAGTCGAATTCCATTCACGGTGACTCAGGCGCTACGGTCGTGCCGGTAAAGCCGATCAGGAAATCGTTCATATACTTTTCGACTTTTTTGCGAGGGGTGTAGCAATGTGTATCTAGCGTGACCGTACGTGTCACCTGGAGCCACTCGCCCGAAGCAACCACACCTTAGGAACCGCTCTGTGCTTACTAAGGTCGCGCTACGATCGCTGAAACCCCTGGGAGCTCATCGAAACATGCTGATTCATCTGTCGTTACAACCGATCGGGCGGTTGCCACGGCCGTTGCGGCAATCATGAGATCGTAGGCGCCTCGCTTCTTGCCCTGGGACTTCACATACGCCAAGAGCCTCGCGTGGACCCTGGCCACAGTCATGTTGTAATCCTCAGCTGGGACAAGTGCCAAGACGGTATCGATAAAGCGTTGACGCATCCCTCGGTTGTAATCATTGGCCAGCTCCACACCCGCCAGCAGTTCGGCAACCGTGACGGCTGCGATGGCGATGTCGTCATCGTCGAAGCAGACCGAGTCCAGCGAAATCCTCCCGCGCACGGCAGCAACCAGCACTCCCGTGTCAAGGATTACTCGTCGTCCCACAAGTTCCTCGAATCGTGATCGACAGCCTCTCGCGCGGAGCGAACATCTGCTTCCCGGTGCTCGTCAAGGCTCTGCCGGAAGTCGGCCATCGCCTTGAGGAACTCACCACCATTGACCTTTGGCGTCGGGACGAGCTTGGCAACACGCTGTCCGCCACGAGTGATGATGATCGTCTCGCCTCGCTCGACCTCGTTGATCGTAGCTGCGAAGTGTCGCGAAGCCTCAGTAACAGTTATCAGCTTCATGGAATCTAACTATCAGATAAATGCTCTTCACTAGCGGTAAAACAGACTGTTGCACGGGGAACGTTTATGTCACTTGCGAACGAAAGTCAGTCTGGTAGGTTGCTCCCCGCGTGTGCTGGGAGCTTTGCCACTTGATCAGCAACGTAAAACCGTCCATGGCCGTTTTTCATTCACTTTTCGGCTCAATGTGCTCGCTCTCCTTCGGAGCTTTGTCACCGAGGAGAAAATCGTTCATCAAGTCTTCGGCCTGTTTTACGAATGGCCGCAGCAACTTGTAGCGCGATAGCGTGATCGCCCGAGCGACCATGGGTGCTGTCTTGCGCGCCAGCGCGTAGCTTCGGGTCTGCTCGTCGGACTTGTCGTACACCCAGAAGAGGACGAGGCCCATTTGGTGTAGCCACATCATCTGGGGCAATGTCTCGGTCATTTGCGGCGGGACCTTGGTCGCGGTGTTGCGCAGGATTTCTCGGTAGAGATCGATCGTGCGTTCGCGAGAGACGGACGATTCGGGCGAGAAGGGGCTCAGTGGGCTGTCGGGGTCGGCTGCGTTGCGGAAGAACTGGCCGGCGAATTTGTGGTAGGGCCGCGAAACTTCCAGCCATGACACCAACGCTATTTCGATGCTGTCGGCCAGGTTTGGCTTCCCGGCCTTTTCGGTGGAGGCTTTGGCTGCTATTCGGGCGCGGGCTCGCGCGACGTGCCGGGTGGTGCTGTGTTCGTAGAAGCCCTGGATGAGGTGATCTTTGGAGGAGAAGTAGTAGTAGGCGTTGCCTACGGAGACACCGGCTTCAGCCGCGATCGCACGCATGGTGGTCTTTTCGTATCCATGCTCGACAAACATCTTGAGGGCTGTGTCCATGATGGTTTGTCGGGTGCGTTCGCCCTTGCTGCGCGCACTTGTATACGCAGCTGCTCCACTGGGCTGGGTGGGGCTAATTTCAGGGCGTTTACCCGCGTCTGAAGCCGGTGTTGTCACGATTTCGATCCTACGTGGCGACCTTGGGCTTGGGCTCGCTGCTAGGCGGGGGTGGCTCGAGTCGTGACAGTGAACCCGCCGACGCATTCCCATTGCGGCGGATTCGGTTGAGGACGACAACGTTGAGAACGTGCATGGCCCCCAGAATGAGCAGGACGGCGCCCAGCTTGAAGGCGACCGTCTCGAAGACGTCGCGCGGGGTGTGGATGGCTTCGGTGACGGGCATCCAGAAGACGACGAAGCCCAAGTTCAGCAGGTAGAAGCCGACTTGCAGCAGTTTGTTGACAGCGGTGGCAAGTTCTTCGTCGCCAGCAAAGACGTCCTTGATGAAGTGGTAGCCGTTGCTGCCCAGGGTGCGCCCTACCCAGACTGTCAGCACGAAGGCCAATCCAAGATAGACCGAGTAGCTGACGATGGCCATGTCCGTTTCCATGGGGGTTCCTTTCTATCGGACACGATTTGAACGTGTTCAATTATGAATCTGAGCGTACAGGATCTTTTGAACATGTTCAAACTGAGGATAGGAAGAACGAGAAACTACTGGTGCAGACCGACTTTCGTGGCAACACCAGGCAGCACCGAAAAGATAAGCGGAGGTTCATCCCCGCGTGCGCGGGGAGCATGCAAGTTCAGACAGCGCTACGTTGCGGCCTGAGGGTTCATTCCCGCGTGCGCGGGGAGCATTTATCTCTCATTGCCTTACGAATATTCTTTACCGGTTCATCCCCGCGTGCGCGGGGAGCATTGGTGTGAACATTTTTGATATCGACCACGATCAGGTTCATCCCCGCGTGCGCGGGGAGCATTTGGTATATGTGCCAATGACACACACGCCGATAGGTTCATCCCCGCGTGCGCGGGGAGCATAGGGTGTTTCGCGCTCTCTTACCCATGAACTCAGGTTCATCCCCGCGTGCGCGGGGAGCATGTAGGTGTGGGAGATGGTGAAGGGGATGAAGGGGGTTCATCCCCGCGTGCGCGGGGAGCATCCCCAACCCCACAGCGTAGAAAGAATTCGCCGCGGTTCATCCCCGCGTGCGCGGGGAGCATTCGATATCAGCGATCCTAGCTAGGTCTGTCCCGGGTTCATCCCCGCGTGCGCGGGGAGCATCACTTGTCCTCTGAATTCATGGCCGCGTTGCGGGGTTCATCCCCGCGTGCGCGGGGAGCATACTTGTTGACCAGCATCGTAACACCGCCCATGGCCGATTTTCATTCACTTTCGGCTCGATGAGCTCGCTTTGTTCCGGGCCTTCCCCTTCGCAGACAACACCGCTCGTGACACGCTGTACCGAAACCCCGGCTCTGTGCCTCACCGAACCTAGCTAGCAAGTGCTCGCTCCTGAGCCGCGCTACGCAGCGCCTGGCAAGACCTATAGCGCGCTAAGCCGCGTCCTCGGCCCGGCCTTCAGCACCCCGCTGGGGAGCTCCTTGCCCACCATCTCTTGGGCGAACTGGGCCACCTCTAGCAACTTATCCAAATCAACACCCGTGTCAATTCCCATGTCGTGCAGCATGTGCACGACTTCCTCGGTCGCCACGTTCCCCGACGCGCCCGGCGCATAGGGGCAGCCGCCCAAGCCGCCCACGGCCGCGTCAAACTCGGTCACCCCGTAGTCCAAGGCGGTGAGGATGTTGGCCAGCGCCGTACCGCGCGTGTTGTGGAAGTGCAGCAGCACAGGCAGTTCTTTCGACACTGGTTTTACGGCGTCGAGCAGGGCTTGCACCCGGTAGGGGGTGGCCATCCCGGTGGTGTCGCCGAAGGCGACTCGGTCGACGCCTTGGTCTACCAGTTGTTCGATGATGCTGGCGACCGCAGCGGGGTCGGTGTCGCCCGCGTAGGGGCATCCGAAGCTGGTCGCCACGATCACTTCGACACTGGCGTTCGCCGCGTGGGCTTGTTGTAGCAGCGGCGGGAATTCGGCGAGAGACTCGGCCACGGAGCGCCTCAGGTTGGACTGGTTGTGTTTTTCGGAGGCTGACACGACCACTTCGATTTCGCGGAATCCGTGGTCGAGGGCTCGGGATACTCCGCGGGCGTTGGGGGCTAGGGCCGAGTATCGCACGCCTTCGACGGGCCGCACGCGTTTCCACACTTCGTCGGCGTCGGCCATTTGCGGGATGGCCTTCGGGTGGACGAAGCTGACCGCTTCGATGCGCCGCAACCCGGTGGCGGAGAGCTTCTCGATCAGCTGCACCTTTGCGTCGGTCTCGACTGGGGCTTCGCTTTGCAGCCCGTCGCGGGGTCCGACTTCACGCAGGGATACGGATTTCGGTCGCGTCATCAGAAGCGTCCTCTCTTGGTGGACCATCGGCGGTTACTCAGGCATGTGTCGCCTTTGCTTTGAGTGTATCGCCGGGGCCAGAGGTCGCGAATTACTTCGGGGCGAGGGCGGCTAGGGCCGCTTGGCAGAGCAGCTGTTTGGTGTCTTCGGGCGTGACTTCGTCGCGCAGGGCCAACCAGGGGGTGGAGTTCATGAGGCCGAATGCGCCGTGGGCGAGGACGCGGGCTTCTTCGGGTTTGAGGCCCGGTCGCAGGCGGCATAGCAGGCCGACCCATTCCTCGACGTAGGCGCGTTGCAGTTTGCGGACTCTTTTGCGAGGTTCTTCGGGGAGACGGTCGAGTTCGTGCAGATGCAACACGATCACTTCGGGGGATTCCACGGCGAAGGAGACGTGGAAGTTAACTAGGGCTTCGAGGGCGGCCGCGGGGTCGGGCGGGTTGGGTCCGCCCGAGTGCTGTTTGCCGCCAGCGAGCATGCGTTCGCTGACGGGAATGAGCGCTTCGGCGAGCATCTGCTCTTTTCCGCCTTTGAAGTGGTGGTAAAGGGCGGGCCCGGTGATGTTCGCGGCCGCGCCGATGTCGTCCATGGACACGCCGTGGTAGCCGTGGCGGGCCAGCAGCTTGATGGCCACGTCGAGGATTTGCTGACGCCGTTTGCTGCCTCGCGCATTGTTGGCGCTGGCCGGGTGGGGGGCGGGTTCGCTGATGCTCACGTTCTCAGGTTACCGGCCGGTTGGCTCCGTTCTCGGTTTAGGTTTGTTTGCGTCCGGCGGCTGGGGCCGTGGTGGGCGTGTGGACCGGTCACGAATTCAGCTGTCGGTCTTGCTGCGGGAGCCGTGACATCATTTCTTTTTGGGTCAGGGTGTCGCCCATATGCAGTTCTGGGGTTGAGTCGAGGCCCTCGGGGCTGAGGCTGGACTGGTAGGTGTTGACGCGCATACGTGGCACACAGTGCGGGTGGTTGGCGACGATCCATTTGATCATCGCCTCTCGGACCTCGCAGCGTAGTTCCCACTGGTCGTCGGGGTTGGCCGCGGAGATGAGGAGCCGAATTTGCATGTAGGGGCCGATGGTGTGTTCGACGATGATGGAGGCGCGGCGTCCGTCCCATAGTGGGTTGTCGGAGACGACCCGGCGTAGTTCGCGGCGGGCCTCGTCGACGGGTAGTCGCCAGTCGACGTCCATGTAGACGGTGCCCAGCAAGGCGGGGTTGTGCCGGGTCCAGTTGACGTAGGGGTTGTCTTTGAAGTAGGAGGTGGGCAGTACGAGGCGTCGTTCGTCCCAGATGCGCACGACGACGTAGGAGAGGGTGATCTCTTCAATCCATCCCCATTCGCCTTCGACCACGACGACGTCTTCGAGGCGTAGTGCGTCGCCGAAGGCCAGGGAGATCCCGGCGAACAGGTTCGACAGCATGGTTTGGGCGGCGAGGGCGGCGATGATGCCCGCGAGCCCGGCCCCGGCCAGCAACGAGGCTCCGATGGCTTGCGCGTTGGGCATGTTCCACATGAACACGCCGACGACGAGGGTCCATGCCAAGGCCACCAGTAGTCGGTGCATGACATTGATTTGGGTGCGGCGGCGGCGGCCGTCGATGTTTTCGGTGTCGAATGAGCCGAAGTGTCTCTCCAGGCTTTCGCGGGCTAGGGTCAGCAGGTTTGTGGCCAGCCATGCCCCTGAGGCGAGGGTCCCGATGAGCATCACTTTGGAGATTCCGGCCGACCATTCGGTGTCGGAAAAGAACATCGAGATCCAGGCTTGGATGGCGCCGGTCGCGGCCATGAGTTGCCCGGGGCGCAGTGCTTTTCCGAAGATGCGGGAGGCGGTCTCGCTCTTGTGTTTGCGTAGAGCTAGTTTGCCGAAGAGCTTGAGGAGGCTGACGAATGCTGCTGAGGCAAGGGCAACCAGGAGCAGCTCAATCCAAGGGGGCAGTTCCAACATAGTAATTAAACTAATGGAAACGTGAAGTCGTGTCAGCACACACCTTCGCGGATAGTGTTCCGACTTGTACGCGGGGCAAGGCGGGGCCGATGCGCCTTGCGCGCAACGGTTCTGCGGGCCTGGGAAAACGCGCCGGGCGCTGTGCCAGTTCGCGGCCGAGAGAGCGCCTCATAAACAAAGCCCCGTCGACCCGTTGCGGAGGTCGACAGGGCTTGCAGAGCAGCGCCTAATGCTCTTTTACTGTTCGGTTCGGTGGCGAATCTCTTCGCTTTGGGTGTCCATCGCCGCTTCGTAGTTCGACGATTGGTAGTCCGATTGCATCGGGCCCTCACCGGTGTTCGCGTTGGAGGATGCGGCGGCCTCCTTCATCTTCGGAGCCTCCTCCTCAGCGGCGTTGAGGGCACGTTCCCAACGGGAACGCATGGGGCCGATGAGTCCACCGCCGACGCCGACGATGACGACACCGGCGACCATGGCCAATACGGTCCACAGGATCGGAACCAGGACGACGGTAGCGACGCCGATTTGGGCAAACGCGGCCACGGCCACGATCGCGACAATGGCGACCTGGGCGGCCATGCCCAGGGCTTTGCCGTAGCTGGTGTTTTCGAGCGTGCCGGAGATGAGTTCGCGGACAACGTTGGCGATCGCCATACCGATGACGATGAGCACTGCGGCGACGAACAGGTGCGGCAGCCAAGCCACGAGGTTGTTCAGCAGGTCGGATACCGGGTTGGGGCCAAATACCGCAAACGACAGTTGCAGCACGACCAGCACCAGGGCGAAGTAGACAAGTCGGCCCATGAGCTGGCTGACCGTGTACTTACCGGTGAAGCGGCGCAGCTCTGCGCGGTCGGCTACCTTGTCGAGCCCGACCTTCCCAAGTATCTTCCCGATGGCCTTCCCGATCATCTTGGCGATGAACCAACCAACGATCAGGATGACAAGAAATAGTGCGGCTCGCGGTAGGAACTCTCCTAGCGCGTCCAGGGAGTTCTGGAAGCTCTGCGTGATATCCATACTCCGGAGCGTAAGGCAGATCACGTTTCAATTCGGACTATTTCGCTAAATTTCGGTCATTAAAGACGCGAATTTTATGCCCAGCGAGCGAAAAACCTCAAAAGTGGACACTAATATGGGTCGGATTCGCGTCACAGGGCCGTCAGCCCGTGGCCCAAGTCGTCCAGTTCTGCCACGAACGGCTCGGGGTCGGACCGCGCTGCCCCTGGTAACGCGAACCGTTCACCGCCGAACCGTACGGATGCTCAGCAGGCGACGACAGGCCAAACAAACACAGTTGGCCGATCTTCATGCCCGGCCACAAAGTGATCGGCAAATTCGCCACGTTCGACAGCTCCAAAGTGACATGCCCATTGAAACCGGGGTCGATGAAACCAGCCGTCGAGTGAGTGAGCAGACCCAAGCGGCCAAGACTGGATTTTCCTTCCAGGCGACCGGCGATGTCATCGGGAAGCGTCACACACTCCAGCGTCGCGGCAAGCACGAACTCGCCCGGATGCAAGACGAAAGGCTCACCGTCTTCCACCTCAACCGGCACCGTCAGGTCATCTTGCTGCACCGCTGGATCAATATGCGTGTACTTCTGGTTGTTGAACACCCGAAAGCGGCGGTCGAGACGCACGTCGACGCTGGAGGGCTGGATAAGTTCTTCGCAGAAGGGCTCCAGATGCAGGCGTTCTTCTTTGACGGCGGCGCGAATATCGCGGTCGGAAAGCAACATAAGGGAAGCTTAACCGCCGCGCTGGCGGCAGGGCGTAGCCCACGTCGTCAAATAGGTATACGTCCCAATTGGGCGGCGCGAGCCGTTGGCATTCCTGTAGCGCCTCGGCGCACACGATCGCGTCGACCTCAGCGGCCGACGCGGGCGGGTAGCCGGGAATCCTCGACTGCAAGGCCACAATCGTGGTGCCTTCGGGCAGGTAAAGCCACCACGGATATTCCCACGAGTCGTTGCTTTGCACCAGTCCGACCCGCTGCGCGCCACTATCGGCCACCGCGCTCGCGGCGGCCTCGTACTGCTCTTGCCAATGGCTACGGCGCATGAATCGCTGTTCTGATTCGGTGGTCGCGAAAACAGACAGCTCCCCGACCAGGCGACGCGGGTAGCCATAGGCGACCGTCAAAACCCCAGCTAGCGCGGCGGTCGCCGCGAGCGCGACCACTGTGACCAGGATTGACGCGCGTTTGCACCGCCGGGAGATGGCAGTCGCCCAGGTGACGCCTGGTCCTTTCCCGGGCGGCTGTCGCCGTAGGCGGCTGGCTTGCCGTAGTGCGGCGGCGATACCAATGCCGATCAGCGGCGCGGCCAATACCACTAGAAACAGGTACAGCCGGTTGATCCAGGGCTGCCATTGCACGCTGGCGGCGAACGCGATGGCGGTGAGAACCAGGATTAGGGCATAGGCTCGGCGCACGGTCGCCAAGGTGGTGCCGTGTCGGTTGGGGCGGATCATGAGTGCCAGCGTGGCGATGATCGCCGCTAGGCCGGT is a window encoding:
- a CDS encoding mechanosensitive ion channel family protein, whose amino-acid sequence is MDITQSFQNSLDALGEFLPRAALFLVILIVGWFIAKMIGKAIGKILGKVGLDKVADRAELRRFTGKYTVSQLMGRLVYFALVLVVLQLSFAVFGPNPVSDLLNNLVAWLPHLFVAAVLIVIGMAIANVVRELISGTLENTSYGKALGMAAQVAIVAIVAVAAFAQIGVATVVLVPILWTVLAMVAGVVIVGVGGGLIGPMRSRWERALNAAEEEAPKMKEAAASSNANTGEGPMQSDYQSSNYEAAMDTQSEEIRHRTEQ
- the dcd gene encoding dCTP deaminase; the protein is MHLEPFCEELIQPSSVDVRLDRRFRVFNNQKYTHIDPAVQQDDLTVPVEVEDGEPFVLHPGEFVLAATLECVTLPDDIAGRLEGKSSLGRLGLLTHSTAGFIDPGFNGHVTLELSNVANLPITLWPGMKIGQLCLFGLSSPAEHPYGSAVNGSRYQGQRGPTPSRSWQNWTTWATG
- a CDS encoding hydroxymethylglutaryl-CoA lyase, coding for MTRPKSVSLREVGPRDGLQSEAPVETDAKVQLIEKLSATGLRRIEAVSFVHPKAIPQMADADEVWKRVRPVEGVRYSALAPNARGVSRALDHGFREIEVVVSASEKHNQSNLRRSVAESLAEFPPLLQQAHAANASVEVIVATSFGCPYAGDTDPAAVASIIEQLVDQGVDRVAFGDTTGMATPYRVQALLDAVKPVSKELPVLLHFHNTRGTALANILTALDYGVTEFDAAVGGLGGCPYAPGASGNVATEEVVHMLHDMGIDTGVDLDKLLEVAQFAQEMVGKELPSGVLKAGPRTRLSAL
- a CDS encoding mechanosensitive ion channel family protein; the protein is MLELPPWIELLLVALASAAFVSLLKLFGKLALRKHKSETASRIFGKALRPGQLMAATGAIQAWISMFFSDTEWSAGISKVMLIGTLASGAWLATNLLTLARESLERHFGSFDTENIDGRRRRTQINVMHRLLVALAWTLVVGVFMWNMPNAQAIGASLLAGAGLAGIIAALAAQTMLSNLFAGISLAFGDALRLEDVVVVEGEWGWIEEITLSYVVVRIWDERRLVLPTSYFKDNPYVNWTRHNPALLGTVYMDVDWRLPVDEARRELRRVVSDNPLWDGRRASIIVEHTIGPYMQIRLLISAANPDDQWELRCEVREAMIKWIVANHPHCVPRMRVNTYQSSLSPEGLDSTPELHMGDTLTQKEMMSRLPQQDRQLNS
- a CDS encoding TetR/AcrR family transcriptional regulator yields the protein MSISEPAPHPASANNARGSKRRQQILDVAIKLLARHGYHGVSMDDIGAAANITGPALYHHFKGGKEQMLAEALIPVSERMLAGGKQHSGGPNPPDPAAALEALVNFHVSFAVESPEVIVLHLHELDRLPEEPRKRVRKLQRAYVEEWVGLLCRLRPGLKPEEARVLAHGAFGLMNSTPWLALRDEVTPEDTKQLLCQAALAALAPK
- a CDS encoding PIN domain-containing protein — its product is MGRRVILDTGVLVAAVRGRISLDSVCFDDDDIAIAAVTVAELLAGVELANDYNRGMRQRFIDTVLALVPAEDYNMTVARVHARLLAYVKSQGKKRGAYDLMIAATAVATARSVVTTDESACFDELPGVSAIVARP
- a CDS encoding TetR/AcrR family transcriptional regulator, which codes for MTTPASDAGKRPEISPTQPSGAAAYTSARSKGERTRQTIMDTALKMFVEHGYEKTTMRAIAAEAGVSVGNAYYYFSSKDHLIQGFYEHSTTRHVARARARIAAKASTEKAGKPNLADSIEIALVSWLEVSRPYHKFAGQFFRNAADPDSPLSPFSPESSVSRERTIDLYREILRNTATKVPPQMTETLPQMMWLHQMGLVLFWVYDKSDEQTRSYALARKTAPMVARAITLSRYKLLRPFVKQAEDLMNDFLLGDKAPKESEHIEPKSE
- a CDS encoding type II toxin-antitoxin system Phd/YefM family antitoxin encodes the protein MKLITVTEASRHFAATINEVERGETIIITRGGQRVAKLVPTPKVNGGEFLKAMADFRQSLDEHREADVRSAREAVDHDSRNLWDDE